GCGCCGTCGTGGCCCCGGGGGCCCGGTTGTCCGCCGGCACCGTCGTCCACGCCGACGCACGCATCGCAGCGGGGACACGACTGGAGTCGGCCGTCGTGCTCCCCGGCGCACGGGTCGACGACCGCGCCGAGGTGGTCCGGTCGGTGCTCGGTCGCGGCGCCCGCATCGGCGCTGCCGCCCACGTCGTCGACTCGGCGCTCGGCACCGGACAACAGGTGGCCCCGGGCGAGAACCTCACCGACGCCCTTCGTCCCGAGGCCTGACCTCGGTCTCGACCGCTCAGTGGGCGGCGTCGTGCCAGCTGTCCCCCAGCCCGATGGACACGTCCAGCGGGACGTCCATCTCGACCGCAGCGCCCATCTCGGCCCGGACCAGCTCCTCGACCTGCTCCGCCTCGCCGGACGCGACCTCGATGACCAGCTCGTCGTGCACCTGGAGCAGCACCCGCGAGCTCAGGGCCGTGCGGGTCAGGGCCTCGTCGACACGCAACATCGCCACCTTCATGATGTCGGCTGCGGACCCCTGGATCGGTGCATTGAGCGCCATCCGTTCCGCCATCTGGCGACGCTGACGGTTGTCGCTGTTCAGGTCGGGCAGGTACCGCCGCCGACCGAGCATCGTCTCGGTGTACCCGGTGGCGCGTGCACGGTCGACGATCTCCTCGAGGTAGTCGCGCACCCCGCCGAAGCGCTCGAAGTACTCCTCCATGAGCCCGCTCGCCTCGGCGGTGGAGATGCCCAGCTGCTTGGACAGGCCGAAGGCACTCAGCCCGTAGGCCAAGCCGTACGACATCGCCTTGACCTTGCTGCGCATCTCCGGCGAGACCTCCTCGGGCGGGACGGAGAAGACCCGGGCGCCGACGAAGCGGTGCAGGTCCTCACCGGTGCGGAAGGCCTCGATGAGCCCCTCGTCCCCGGACAGGTGCGCCATGACGCGCATCTCGATCTGGCTGTAGTCGGCCGACATCAGCGTCTCGAACCCGGGCCCGACCACGAAGACCTCGCGGATGCGTCGGCCCTCCTCGGTACGGATGGGGATGTTCTGCAGGTTGGGGTCGGTCGAGGACAGCCGTCCGGTGGCTGCGATCGTCTGCTGGTAGGTCGTGTGGATCCGCCCGTCGTCGGCGATGGACTTGATCAGCCCCTCGACGGTGACCCGGAGACGGGTGGCGTCACGATGGCGCAGCAGGGCCTCCAGGAAGGGGTGCTCCGTCTTGGCGTAGAGATCCGCGAGGGCATCCGCGTCCGTGGTGTACCCCGTCTTGGTCTTGCGGGTCTTGGGCAGACCGAGGGTGTCGAAGAGCACAGCCTGCAGCTGCTTCGGCGAGCCCAGGTTGATCTGCTCGTCGCCGATCGCCGCCCACGCGTCAGCCTGGGCGGCGGCCACCTTGCCGGCGAAGTCCGACTCGAGCCCGTCCAGGGCGGCGCGGTCCACGGCGATCCCGGCCGTCTCCATCTGGGCGAGTACCCCGACGACGGGCAGCTCCACCGCGCGCATCAGCTCGGTGCCACCGGTCTCCTCGACCTGCGCCTCGAGCACGTCGGCGAGTTCCGCGGCGGCTGTCGCACGGACCATCGCGCCCCGACCGGCCTCGGTGTCGTCCGCGGAGAAGTCCAGCATCCCCTGGTCCCGGGGCTCCTCGTCGCCACCGGAGAGGTCTCGGCCGAGGTGCCGGACCGCCAGGTCGGCCAGGTCGTAGGAACGCTGGTCCGGGCGGACGAGGTAGGCCGCGATGGCCGTGTCGACGGCGAGGCCGGCCAGGGGCAGCCCGGAGGCGGCGAGGGCGAGCATCGGGCCCTTGGCGTCGTGGAGCACCTTGGGACGCTCCGTGTCGGCGAGCCAGTCGCGCAGCGCCTTCTCGTCGGCACCGTCGAGACCGGGCACGCTGACGAACGCCGCCGTCCCGTCGACCGTGGCCAGGCCGAGGCCGCTGACCTCGCCGGTGCCCCGGCCCCACTCACCGATCACCTCGACACCCAGGCGGCCCGCGGCATGCTCCGCGAGCCAGCCGGCCACCTCGCCCTCGGCGAGGAGCGTGCCGTCGACCTCGATGCCACCGCTGACCTCGGTCTCGGCCGTGTCGAAGGTCGAGAAGAGGCGGTCGCGCAGGACCCGGAACTCGAGGCTGTCGAAGAGGGTGTGGACCTTCTCCCGGTCCCACTCCCGCCGCTCGACGTCGGCGACCTCGAGCGGGACGGGGGCGTCGCGCACCAGCGCGTTGAGACGTCGGTTGCGCAGGACCTGGTCGAGGTTGTCGCGCAGCGACTGCCCGGCCTTGCCACCGATCTGGTCGACCGCCGCAACGATCCCCTGGAGGTCACCGTGTGCAGTGATCCACTTCGCGGCCGTCTTCGGTCCGACTCCGGGGACACCCGGGAGGTTGTCGCTCGCCTCGCCGACGAGCGCCGCGAGGTCGCTGTACCGCTCCGGTCCGACCCCGTACTTATCCGTCACGGCAGCCGGAGTCATCCGGGCCAGGTCCGAGACGCCCTTCCTGGGGTAGAGCACGGTGGTGTGCTCGTCGATCAGCTGCAGGGTGTCGCGGTCACCGGAGCAGATGAGGACGTCCATCCCGCACTCGCGTCCCTGGGTCGCGAGGGTGGCGATGATGTCGTCCGCCTCGTAGCCCTCGAGCTGCAGATGGCTGATGTTCAACGCGTCCAGGACCTCCTGCAGCAGCGGGATCTGCCCGGCGAAGGCATCCGGGGTGGCGCTGCGGCCGGCCTTGTACTCGGCGTACTCCGCGCTGCGGAAGGTCGCGCGCGACACGTCGAAGGCCACGGCCACGTGAGTGGGGTCCTCGTCACGCAGCACGTTGATCAGCATCGCGACGAACCCGTACACGCCGTTGGTGTGCTGGCCGGTGCTCGTCGAGAAGTTCTCCGCCGGGAGGGCGAAGAAGGCACGGTAGGCCAGAGAATGTCCGTCCAGCAGCAGTAGTCGACTCACGCGCGCCAGCCTAAGCGCTTGTGCCGACAGCTCGTCCTCATGGCAGGCTGGTGCAAGACCACGACAGATGTAGGAGACATCGATGACCGAGACCAGCGCGCCCCGCGGGAAGACCGCCTTCTCCCTCGACGAGCTCAACGCCCACCGCGGCGCCCTCCCCGAGCGCATGGGCATCGAGATCCTCGAGGCGAGCCCGGAGCGGGTCGTCGCCCGCATGCCCGTCGAAGGCAACACACAGCCGTACGGCATCCTCCACGGAGGGGCGAGCGTCGTCCTCGCCGAGACGGTCGGGTCGATCGGTTCCGCGATGCACGGCGCCGGGTCGGGCAAGATCTCCGTCGGTCTGGACATCAACGCCACCCATCACCGGGCAGCGCGCGCCGGCTGGGTGACGGCGACGGCCGTACCGGTCACGCTCGGCGGGACGCTCGCCTGCTACGACATCACGATCACCGACGACAGCGGTCGCCGCACGTGCACCTCCCGGCTCACGTGCCTGCTGCGCGACCAGCCGCCCGGCGCCTGAGTGGTCCGCCGAGCCCTCCCGCACGCCCTCGATCCCCGCGACTGGGGCCCCGCGGACCGGTTCGTCGCCCTGGCCGTCCTCGCGGTCCTGCTCGCCCCACTCTTCGCGGTCGTCACGGCGATCTCCCACGACTGGGCACCCACCGGCGACGACGCCACCATCGCCCTGCGCAGCGCCGGGATCCTCGAGGGTCACCTTCCGCTGACCGGGATGCGCAGCACGGCCGGCAACGGCGTGGACGTCAGCCTCTCGACGCACCACCTCGGGCCGCTGCAGTTCTACCTGCTCGCGCTCCCCCTGGCCCTGGCCGGGGGCACCGCCTCGGGGATAGTGATCGGGGGCGGTCTCATCGCCGCCGTCGCATCCGTGCTCACCGTCGTGTGGGCACGCCGCCTCGGCGGAACCCTCGGAGTCGCCGTCTTCACCAGCGGCCTGCTCCTGGCGCAATGGGCGATCGGGCCGGCGGCGTTGTTCCGGCCACTCAACCCGTATGCGCCCCTGCTACCGACCTACCTCGCGCTCCTGCTCCTGTGGGCGCTGGCGCGTGGTGACCATCGGGCGCTGGCTCCCTTCGTCGTCGCCGTCTCGCTGCTGGCCCAGGGCAACCTCGCCTTCCTGCCGCTGGCCGGAGTCCTCGGGCTGGCCGCGGTCACGGTGGCCCTGTGGCCGCCCCGGGACCAACCCCGTCCGGCGAGCCGTCGATCCGGGGGGCCGCCCCGGGCCCGCCTCGTACGGGCCCACCGCCGGTCCCGCCGATGGGCCATCGGACTGGGCGTCCTCGTGTGGCTGCCGAGCATGCTCGAGCTGTTCGTCCACCAGCCGAACAACGTGCGCCAGTTCGTACGCTGGGCCACCGCGGGCTCCGGTGATCCGATCGGTGTGGTCGCCGGGCTCGAGCACCTGAGTCTGCTCGCACCCGTACCGGGCGGGTTCCGCCGCTACTCGCCGGACCTGCTGACCACGGGGACCCAGGTGGGCACGATCCTCGGGATCGTCGTGCTCCTCCTCCTCGTGGGGATCAGCACCGGGTGGCGGGTGCCCCAGGGCCGGGCGAGCAGCGCGTGGCCCGCTCGTGCCGCACTGGTGGCGAATGTCGGCATGATCGCGACCGCGTCCCGGTTGCCGGAGTGGCCGGCCGCCCCCTACTGGGTCATCACCTGGCTGCCGGTCGCGGCCTTCACCTGGGCCGCTCTGGTGTGGCGGGGCCTGGCCTACCTCGAGAACGCCACTCCCCGACTCCCGGCGCGGATCGCGATGCCACTGGCGGGCGGCCTCGTCGTCGGTGGTCTCGCTGCCTCCGTGCTCGCCGTGCCGCCCGACTGGTCGGAGAACCGCTCGATGAGCGCGGTCGCCAGCACGACCGTGTCCGAGATGGGCACCGGTCAAGGACGCGCCGTGCGCATCTCCGGCTTCGGGTTCGTGCCGACCCTCGGCGCAGCCCCGGCGATCGCCTGGGAAGCGCACCGGGCCGGGTGGGAGCCCCACTACCTGAGCTCCTGGCCCTTCGAGGAGGACGCCGAGTACCTCTGGGCCGGGACGGCCCCCGAGGAGGCGGACGAGCTCTTCGTCATCGACAGCACCGAGCCCGAGCTCCACGACGCCGTCCCCGGAGCGGCTCCAGAGATCGCCGCCGTTGACCTGGCCCACCGCGACGGGACCATCTCGGTCTACCGTGACACCGGTGCCACGCAGGGGCCCGACCAGTGACGACGAAGGGCGGATGAGTGGACTTCATCGGTGCGGGCACCGTCCTCAACGTCATCACGGTCGTCATCGGGGCCCTGGCCGGCATGGCCATCGGGGGACGGCTCCCACAGGCGACCCGCGACGTGGTCACCGACTGCCTCGGGCTGGTGACGCTCCTGATGGCGGCACTGTCGGTGATGGAGGTGCTCTCCCCGGCCCTGACCGCGGCCGTGGGGTCGAGCGCGCCGGTACTCATCGTCCTGGGCTCACTGCTCGTCGGCAGCATCCTCGGGTCCCTGGCCGGCATAGAGCGCCGTCTGGAGGCGCTCGCCGGACGGGTTCAGGGGTACCTGGGCCGGGGCCGGTCGGACCACGATGCCCGTGAACGATTCATCGAGGGGTGGCTGACCGCGAGCCTGCTCTTCTGCGTCGGCCCGTTGACGATCCTCGGCAGCCTGGATGACGGCCTCGGACGCGGTATCGACAAGCTCGCGCTGAAGTCCGCGCTGGACGGCTTCGCGGCGTTGGCCTTCGCCTCCACCTTCGGGATCGGGGTGCTCATGTCGGCCGTCAGCGTGGCGGTCGTCCAGGGGTCCCTGACCATCGCCGGAGTCGCACTCGGCGCCGTCCTGCCCGAGGCCCACATCGCCGCGCTGACCGCGACGGGAGGTCTGATCCTCGTCGGTATCGCCCTGCGGCTGCTCCGGATCCGTCAGATCCCGGTGGGTGACATGCTCCCGGCGCTGGTCGTCGCGCCGGTCCTCACGCACCTCGTGGTGGTCCTGGGGTAGATCAGGCCCTGTCCATGCCGGAGACGACCGCGTCGGCGACCTCACGCATGCCCAGACGTCGGTCCATCGCCGTCTTCTGGATCCACCGGAAGGCCTCCGCCTCGGAGATCTTCAACTTCTTCATCAGCACACCCTTGGCCTTCTCGACGGCCTTGCGGGTCTCGAGGCGCTCCCCGAGGTCCGCGACCTCGGACTCGAGGGCCTTCAGCTCCGCCCAGCGCGAGAGCGCCACCTCGACGGCCGGCGTGACGTCGGAGACGGTGAAGGGCTTGACGATGTAGGCCATCACGCCCGCGTCGCGAGCACGCTCGACGAGCTCCTTCTGCGAGAAGGCCGTGAGCATGATCACCGGACAGATCCGCTGCTCGCCGATCGTCTCGGCGGCGGTGAGCCCGTCCATGACCGGCATCTTGATGTCCATGATGATCAGGTCTGGTTGCAGCGACTCGGCCAGGGAGACGGCTTCCTCCCCGTTGCTGGCCTGCCCGACGACCTCGTACCCGGCCTCGGTGAGCATCTCGGCCAGGTCGAGGCGGATCAGCGCCTCGTCCTCGGCCAGCAGCACCCGCTGGCCCTGCCGGCCGTCCGTCTGCGCCGTCATGGTCCATCCTTCGTCGTTGAGTCGTACCTGGTGCCGAGGGCGGGACTCGAACCCGCACGCCCTTTCGGGCAGAGCATTTTGAGTGCTCCGTGTCTGCCATTCCACCACCCCGGCCGGAGTGCGCCGCAAGCATACCGACCCGCGGCGGTGATCCCGTCCTCAGCCCATCCCTCCGGGCAGGGCACCGTCCACGGTGGCGGCGTCCTCCTCGTAGGCGACCGCCGTCTTGTTCCTCGCGTCACCGATCCGGTGGACCCGCAAGGCATTCGTCGAGCCGGGCACCCCCGGAGGGGACCCGGCGACGATGACGACCAGGTCCCCTTCCGTGACCCAGCCCAGCCCGAGCAGGTGCTCGTCGACCTGGAGGGCATACTGGTCGGTGTGGGTCACCGGCCCGGTGAGGAAGGTCTGGATCCCCCAGACCAGGGACAGCTGGGACCGGGTGTCCTGCACGGGGGAGAAGGCGAGCATCGGCAGGCCGGAGCGCACCTGGGCCAGCCGACGGGCACTCCCGCCCAGCTGGGTGAAGGCGATGAGGTACTTGACCCCGAGGGCCTCCCCCACCTCCGCTGCCGCAGCAGTGACGACACCGCCCTGGGATGCGGGCGGTGCCATCAGGTCACGGATACGGCCCAGCCCCTCCTCCTCGGTCGCCTCGATGATCCGCGACATCGTCGTGACGACCTCGACGGGGAACTTGCCGACGGCCGTCTCCCCCGAGAGCATCAGCGCGTCGGCGCCGTCGAGCACGGCGTTGGCCGCGTCGGACGCCTCCGCCCGGGTCGGGCGGGCGTTGTCGATCATCGACTCGAGGACCTGCGTGGCCACGATGACCGGCTTGGCACGCTGGCGGCACAGCTCGACGGCCCGCTTCTGCACGATCGGCACCTCCTCGAGGGGCATCTCCACCCCCAGGTCGCCGCGGGCGACCATGATCCCGTCGAAGGCATCGATGATCGCCTCGAGTGCGTCCACCGCCTGTGGCTTCTCGATCTTGGCGATCACCGGCAGCCGCACCCCGACCTCGTCCATGATCTCGTGCACGCGGCCGATGTCGCGGGGCGAGCGCACGAAGCTCAGTGCGATGTAGTCCGCGCGCAGTCCCAGCGCCCAGCGCAGGTCCTCCTCGTCCTTCTCGGACAGGGCGGGGGCGCTCACGGCGGCACCGGGCAGGTTGATCCCCTTGTTGTCCGAGAGGGGACCGCCGTAGACGACGACGCAGCGCACCTCGGTCCCGTCGACCTCACGGACCGTCAGGCTGATCTTGCCGTCGTCGACGAGGACGCGGTCACCGGCGGCCACATCATCGGTCAGGCCGGGGTAGGTCGTACCGACGATCTGCTGGTCACCCCGGACGTCCCGGGTGCTGATCGTGAAGTGGTCCCCAGCCTTGAGGTGGATCGGTCCGTCGGCGAACCTGCCGATGCGGATCTTGGGGCCCTGCAGGTCGACGAGGACACCGACGGCGCGACCGACGGCGTCGCTGGCAGCACGCACGCTGCGGTAGTTCGCCTCGTGGATCGAGTGGTCACCGTGGGACAGGTTGAACCGCGCCACGTCGACGCCCGCGGTGACGAGCTCGCGGATGCGGTCGGGGGTGGAGGTCGAGGGGCCGAGCGTGGAGACGATCTTGGCGCGTCGCATGGTTCCACCCTATGCCGACCTCCCGGAGCCGCTCACGGCCCACCGATCCACGAAGGGGGCGGGACTCGCTGGGCGGTCACGCCCCCTTCGCCGACCGGCATCACGCCGTGAGCGGCCGGTCCGTGGGGTCGACGGGGCGGGGCAGCTGGGAGCTGCCCATGAGGAAGGCGTCCACGCCCTGTGCGGCGGCCCGTCCCTCGGCGATGGCCCAGACGATGAGCGACTGGCCGCGGCCGGCGTCACCGGCGACGAAGACACCCGGGACATCACTCTGGTAGTCGCGCCCGCGGACGATGTTCGAGCGCTCGTCCGTCGTCAGGTCCAGCTGGGCGACGATGCCCTCGGGCTCGGGACCCAGGAAACCCATCGCCAGCAGCACGAGTTGCGCGGGCAGCACCCGCTCGGTGCCCGCCACCGGCTCGAAACCGGAGTCGGTGCGCTCGACCTCGGTCAGCCGCAGCCCCGAGACCGCGCCGTGCTCGTCGCCGATGATCTCGGTGGTCGAGACCGCGTAGACGCGCTCGCCGCCCTCCTCGTGGGCCGAGGCGACCCGGAAGAGCATCGGGTAGGTCGGCCACGGCTGGCTGTCGGGACGCTCCGGCCCCGGCTGCGGCATGATCTCCAGACTGGTGACCGAGCGCGCCCCCTGGCGCAGCGAGGTGCCGAGGCAGTCGGCGCCGGTGTCACCGCCACCGATGATGATGACGTCCTTGTCCGCTGCCGTCACCTGTCCCTCGACCTCCTCGCCGAGGGCGACCCGGTTGGCCGGCGGCAGGAAGTCCATCGCCTGGACCACCCCGTCCAGCGCACGACCGGGAACGGGCAGGTCACGCGGCACGGTGGCACCCGTGGCGAGGACGACGGCGTCGTACCGGTCACGCAGCTGCTGACCGGTCAGCTCGCCACCGACGTCGACGCCGGAACGGAAGCGGGTGCCCTCGGCCTTCATCTGCTGGATGCGGCGGTCGACGATCCGCTTCTCCATCTTGAACTCCGGGATCCCGTAGCGCAGCAGCCCACCGGGCGCGTCGGCGCGCTCGTAGACCGCGACGGTGTGCCCGGCCCGGGTCAGCTGCTGGGCGGCGGCCAGCCCCGCGGGCCCGGAGCCGACCACGGCCACCGTCTTGCCGGTGAGACGGTCCGGGATCTGTGGCGGGACGTCACCGCGGCCGAAGGCCTGCTCGATGATGGTCACCTCGACCTGCTTGATCGTCACGGCCGGCTGGTTGATGCCCAGGACGCACGCGGTCTCGCACGGTGCGGGGCACAGACGACCCGTGAACTCCGGGAAGTTGTTCGTCGCGTGCAGCCGCTCGATCGCATCGTGCCAGTCGCCGCGGCGGGCGAGGTCGTTCCACTCCGGGATGAGGTTGCCCAGCGGGCAGCCCGAGTGGCAGAACGGGATGCCGCAGTCCATGCAGCGTCCGGCCTGGCGCTGCAGCTCGCCGGACTGCTGCTCCTCGTAGACCTCCTTCCAGTCCTTGATGCGCACGTCGACGGGGCGACGAGCGGGCAGCTCACGCTCGCGGGTGGTGAGAAAGCCGTGCGGGTCAGCCACGGGAAGCCTCCATGATCCGGTCCCAGACAAGCGGTCCGTCGACGTCGAGGCCCTCGGCCTCGGCATCGGCCCGCACGTCGAGGACGCGCTGGTAGTCGCGGGGAAGGACGAGCGAGATGCGGTCCAGGCCGCGTTCGGGGTCCGCCAGGAGCTCCGTGGCCACGGCTGAGCCGGTCTCCTCGAGGTGCTGGGTCAGCAGGTCGAGCACCACCTCCCGGTCAGCAGGGCGAAGGGGGGTGACGTCGACGAGCTCGCGGTTGACCAGCGACTCCTCGAGGTCGAGGACGAAGGCATTGCCGCCGGACATACCGGCCGCGAAGTTGCGGCCGGTGTGCCCGAGCACGAGGACGGTGCCACCGGTCATGTACTCGCACCCGTGGTCGCCGACGCCCTCCACCACGGCGACGGCACCGGAGTTGCGGACGCAGAAGCGCTCGCCGACGACTCCGCGCAGGAAGAGCTGTCCGGACGTCGCTCCGTAGCCGATGACGTTGCCCGCGATGACGTTGTCCTCGGCGACGAAATTCGCATCCTCCGGTGGCCGCACGATGATCCGACCACCGGAGAGGCCCTTGCCCACGTAGTCGTTGGCATCGCCGAGCATGCGCAGCGTGATTCCTGCCGGCAGGAACGCGCCCAGGCTCTGACCGGCCGAGCCGGTCAGGGTCAGGGTGATCGTTCCGTCGGGCAGCCCCTCGGGGCTGCGCTTGGTCACCTCGTGGCCGAGCATCGTGCCCAGGGTGCGGTTGACGTTGCGCACCGGCACCTCGGCCGCGACCGTCGTGCCATCGGCCAGGGCCGGCGCGGCGAGCTCGATCAGTCGGTGGTCGAGGGCGTCCTCGAGCCCATGGTCCTGGGCGCGGCCGTGCCGCACACCGGACCCGTCGAAGGAGCTGACCTCGGCGAAGATCGGCCCGAGGTCGAGTCCGGAGGCCTTCCAGTGGTCAACGGCCCGCCGGGTGTCGAGCAGGTCGACCCGACCGATCGCCTCGTCGAGAGTGCGCATGCCCAGGCCGGCGAGCAGCTCACGCACCTCCTGCGCGATGTACTCGAAGAAGGTCTCGACGAACTCCGGTGTGCCGGAGTAGCGCTCCCGCAGTTGCGGGTTCTGGGTCGCGATCCCCACCGGACAGGTGTCCAGATGGCACACCCGCATGAGGATGCAGCCACTGACGACGAGGGGTGCGGTCGCGAAGCCGAACTCCTCGGCACCGAGCAGCGCCCCGACCATCACGTCCCGACCGGTCTTGATCTGACCATCCACCTGGACGGCGATCCGGTCCCGGAGGCCGTTGAGCACGAGGGTCTGCTGGGTCGAGGCGAGGCCGAGCTCCCACGGTCCCCCGGCGTGCTTGAGCGACGTCAGCGGTGAGGCGCCGGTCCCGCCGTCGTGCCCGGAGATGAGCACGACGTCGGCGTGGGCCTTGCTCACACCGGCGGCGACCGTGCCGACGCCGACCTCGCTGACCAGCTTCACGTGTACCCGCGCCTGCGGGTTCGCGTTCTTCAGGTCATGGATCAGCTGCGCGAGGTCCTCGATCGAGTAGATGTCGTGGTGGGGCGGAGGGCTGATCAGGCCGACGCCGGGGGTGGAGTGCCGGGTGCTGGCCACCCATGGATACACCTTCGGCCCGGGCAGCTGTCCCCCTTCGCCCGGCTTGGCGCCCTGCGCCATCTTGATCTGGATGTCGTCGCTGTGGGTGAGATAGCTCGAGGTGACGCCGAAGCGGCCCGAGGCGACCTGCTTGATCGAGCTGCGTCTCTGCGGGTCCAGCAGGCGGTCGAGGTCCTCACCGCCCTCCCCCGTGTTGGAGCGCCCGCCGATCCGGTTCATCGCAACGGCAAGCGTCTCGTGCGCCTCCTTGCTGATCGAGCCGTAGCTCATCGCGCCGGTGGAGAATCGTTTGATGATCTCGCTGGCCGGCTCCACCTCGTCGATGCTGATGGGTGGCTGCGCCCGGTCGTCGGCGAAGGAGAAGAGACCGCGCAGGGTCATCAACCGCTCAGCCTGCTCGTTCACCCGCGAGGTGTACTGCGTGAAGATGTCGTACCGACGCGCACGGGTGGAGTGCTGCAGGCGGAAGACGGTGTCCGGGTCGAAGAGGTGCGGCTCGCCCTCGCGTCGCCACTGGTACTCGCCGCCGACCTCCAGCCTGCGGTGCGGCAGGCGCACCCCCTCGCGCGGGTAGGCACTGGCGTGCCGGGCCGCGGTCTCGGCGGCGATGACGTCCAGTCCGATCCCGCCGAGCTGGCTGACCGTCCCGGTGAAGTACTCGTCGACGAGGCCCTGCCCGAGCCCCAGAGCCTCGAAGACCTGTGCGCCCCGGTAGGAGGCCACCGTGGAGATGCCCATCTTCGACATCACCTTGAGCACTCCCTTGCCGAGCG
The DNA window shown above is from Janibacter sp. A1S7 and carries:
- the gltB gene encoding glutamate synthase large subunit, giving the protein MTPVSFSPYERWSALPPDTGLYRRDTERDACGVAMVATMRGHAGHDIIEHALLALTNLEHRGATGADPLVGDGAGILTQVPDRFLREVVDFTLPEAGHYAVGTAYVPTDDDERAAMVGRIEEIITEEGLQVLGWRQVPVDREIVGRMARDCMPDFHQLFIAAPGGEVSGLMLERLAFVTRKRAERETGVYFASLSAKTMVYKGMLTTAQLEPFYPDLSDERFESELGLVHSRFSTNTFPSWPLSHPFRFIAHNGEINTVKGNRNWMRARESLLRSDIIRGDLQRILPVCTPEASDSASFDEVLELLHLGGRSLPHAVLMMIPEAWENHATMDPALKDFYEFHSMFMEPWDGPACVTFTDGRLVGAVLDRNGLRPGRYQVSDDGLVVLASETGVLEIEPKHVVAKGRLQPGRMFLVDTAEGRIIEDEEIKEQLATDHPYGQWLDEGRIMLADLPPREHVMHTPASVARRQQTFGYTQEELKILLTPMATKGTEALGSMGTDTPVAVLSEKPRLLFDYFTQMFAQVTNPPLDSIREELVTALGTAIGPQGNVLSADPDHARQVVLPFPVIDNDELAKIVHIDADREWPGKATHVVRGLYDVNGGHEALRARLTTICEEVSEAITQGARFIVLSDRDSGRDRAPIPSLLLTSAVHHHLLRERTRTQVGLIVEAGDVREVHHVALLIGYGAAAVNPYLAMESVEDMARREVITEVDEETAVANLIRALGKGVLKVMSKMGISTVASYRGAQVFEALGLGQGLVDEYFTGTVSQLGGIGLDVIAAETAARHASAYPREGVRLPHRRLEVGGEYQWRREGEPHLFDPDTVFRLQHSTRARRYDIFTQYTSRVNEQAERLMTLRGLFSFADDRAQPPISIDEVEPASEIIKRFSTGAMSYGSISKEAHETLAVAMNRIGGRSNTGEGGEDLDRLLDPQRRSSIKQVASGRFGVTSSYLTHSDDIQIKMAQGAKPGEGGQLPGPKVYPWVASTRHSTPGVGLISPPPHHDIYSIEDLAQLIHDLKNANPQARVHVKLVSEVGVGTVAAGVSKAHADVVLISGHDGGTGASPLTSLKHAGGPWELGLASTQQTLVLNGLRDRIAVQVDGQIKTGRDVMVGALLGAEEFGFATAPLVVSGCILMRVCHLDTCPVGIATQNPQLRERYSGTPEFVETFFEYIAQEVRELLAGLGMRTLDEAIGRVDLLDTRRAVDHWKASGLDLGPIFAEVSSFDGSGVRHGRAQDHGLEDALDHRLIELAAPALADGTTVAAEVPVRNVNRTLGTMLGHEVTKRSPEGLPDGTITLTLTGSAGQSLGAFLPAGITLRMLGDANDYVGKGLSGGRIIVRPPEDANFVAEDNVIAGNVIGYGATSGQLFLRGVVGERFCVRNSGAVAVVEGVGDHGCEYMTGGTVLVLGHTGRNFAAGMSGGNAFVLDLEESLVNRELVDVTPLRPADREVVLDLLTQHLEETGSAVATELLADPERGLDRISLVLPRDYQRVLDVRADAEAEGLDVDGPLVWDRIMEASRG